CCACGACCCCGAGACCCTGCGCAAGGACGCCGACGCCTACGTGGACGCCAAGCTCGGCGCCTTCGAGGCGGTCCTCGCCAAGACCCTGGAGGCCGTCGGCCGCGGCCGGCAGAAGCTGCACGGCCGGATCGCCACCGACGACCTCGGCGCCCTCGCCCTGAACGACGACGGCACCTCCCCGCAGCCCACCAGCGACGCCGACTACCTGGCCGGCCTCGCCGAGCTGGCCGACACCCCCGCCTCCCAGTCCCCGTCCCTGCCGGAGCAGCCCTCGTACGGGCAGCAGCAGGACTCCTACGGGGCGACGGCGTACCAGCAGGACCCCTACGGCTACCAGCAGCAGTACGCCCAGCCCCAGCAGGCCGCCGACCCCTACGGCTACCAGCAGGCCGACCCGTACGCGGCCGGCTACCCGCAGCAGCCCGCGTACGACCCGAACCAGGGGCAGCAGGGCCCCCAGGGGCACCAGGACCAGCAGGGGCACCAGGGGTACGCGCAGCCGCAGGGGAACACGCTCGACGAGACCAGCCTCTTCGACACCACCATGATCACGGCGGAGCAGTTGCGCCGCTACGAGCAGGGCCGCTGACAGCGGATTGGGCCGATAGCGAAAGGTCCAGTATCCTGGCTCTTCGGTCGCGTGTACGTCCGCGATCAACGCTGCCCGGGATCATCGAAGGGCGGTGTTCTCGAGTTTCAAGATCGAAAGCAGGAATGGCCCTGAACGCCCGCCTCGACCACCGCAACCCTCTCGTGTTCGACACACACGAGCTGGGGCGGCGTCCTGGCGCGCTGCAGCGCCTGACCCGCGAGATCGACGCTCCCAAGGATCTCGGGATCCACGGAGTGATCGGAGTGCCGGAAGGCGCGCCGGTGGAACTCGGACTCCGTCTGGAGTCGGTCATGGAAGGTGTGCTTGTCACAGGCACCGCCCGTGCACGGGCCAAGGGGGAGTGCGTAAGGTGTCTGGAGCCGCTGGAGCTGGAGCTCGAAGCGGACTTCCAGGAGATGTTCTCGTACCCTGACGCCGACGACCGGGGCCGCCCCAAGGCGGAGCCGGCCGACGACGCCGAGGAAGACGAGGACAGGCTCTTCATCGAGGACGGCCTGTTCGACCTCGAACCCGTGCTGCGCGATGCGGTGGTGCTCGCACTGCCGATGCAGCCGGTGTGCCAGGACGACTGCCCCGGCCTGTGCTCCGAGTGCGGAGCCCGGCTCGCGGACGACCCGGACCACCACCACGACGCCGTCGACATCCGTTGGGCGGCACTGCAGGGACTCGCCGGTTCACTCGAAGACGGCGAGAAGGACGAGATGAGCGGCGCCGATTCCGGTGTCGACGAGAAGCAGGAGAAGTAGCCGTGGCTGTTCCGAAGCGGAAGATGTCGCGCAGCAACACGCGCCACCGCCGGTCGCAGTGGAAGGCTGCGGTCCCCACCCTGGTTGCGTGCGAGCGCTGCCACGAGCCCAAGCTGCAGCACATCGCGTGCCCGTCTTGCGGCACCTACAACAAGCGCCAGGTCCTCGAGGTCTGAGCGGCTGGTGAGAGGCTCTATGTCTGACGCCAAGGCGGAGACCAACGCCAAGAAAAAGGCGGAGAACACAGCCTCGTCCCACACGCTTCTGGAAGGGCGGCTCGGCTACCAGCTCGAGTCCGCCCTTCTGGTGCGTGCGCTGACGCACCGTTCGTACGCGTACGAGAACGGCGGTCTGCCCACCAACGAGCGCCTGGAGTTCCTCGGGGACTCCGTCCTCGGCCTCGTGGTCACGGACACGCTGTACCGCACCCACCCCGACCTGCCCGAAGGCCAACTGGCCAAGCTGCGGGCCGCGGTGGTCAACTCTCGTGCGCTGGCGGAGGTGGGCCGCGGGCTCGACCTCGGCTCCTTCATCCGGCTCGGCCGGGGTGAAGAGGGCACAGGCGGCCGGGACAAGGCATCCATCCTCGCCGACACCCTCGAAGCGGTGATCGGTGCGGTCTATCTCGACCAGGGGCTCGACTCCGCGGCGGAGCTGGTGCACCGCCTGTTCGACCCGTTGATCGAGAAGTCCTCGAACCTCGGAGCCGGCCTGGACTGGAAGACCAGTCTCCAGGAGCTCACCGCGACCGAGGGGCTCGGCGTGCCCGAGTACCTGGTCACGGAGACCGGCCCCGACCACGAGAAGACCTTCACAGCTGCCGCCCGCGTCGGAGGCGTCTCGTACGGCACCGGCACCGGCCGCAGCAAGAAGGAAGCGGAGCAGCAGGCGGCCGAGTCCGCCTGGCGTGCGATCCGCGCCGCGGCGGACGAGCGGGCGAAGGCGGCGGCGGCCGAGGCCGTGGCCGCGGCCGCCGCCGACGACACCGCGGACACACCTTCGGACACCGCCCCGGCGTGACGCCGAGGGCTGCCGCCCCCGAAGCCCCGCGAGGGGACGAGG
This genomic stretch from Streptomyces deccanensis harbors:
- a CDS encoding cell division initiation protein translates to MDVQKKLDEIVSVVSGARSMPMSASCVVNRAELLSLLDELRAALPDSLAQARELIGDRDHMVERARQEAERIVANAHAERGSLISDTEVARRSQNEADRILGEARREAEEVRAEADEYVDSKLANFEVVLTKTLGSVGRGREKLLGTGPGLDEQGYEDEDAPERSHDPETLRKDADAYVDAKLGAFEAVLAKTLEAVGRGRQKLHGRIATDDLGALALNDDGTSPQPTSDADYLAGLAELADTPASQSPSLPEQPSYGQQQDSYGATAYQQDPYGYQQQYAQPQQAADPYGYQQADPYAAGYPQQPAYDPNQGQQGPQGHQDQQGHQGYAQPQGNTLDETSLFDTTMITAEQLRRYEQGR
- a CDS encoding YceD family protein gives rise to the protein MALNARLDHRNPLVFDTHELGRRPGALQRLTREIDAPKDLGIHGVIGVPEGAPVELGLRLESVMEGVLVTGTARARAKGECVRCLEPLELELEADFQEMFSYPDADDRGRPKAEPADDAEEDEDRLFIEDGLFDLEPVLRDAVVLALPMQPVCQDDCPGLCSECGARLADDPDHHHDAVDIRWAALQGLAGSLEDGEKDEMSGADSGVDEKQEK
- the rpmF gene encoding 50S ribosomal protein L32; the protein is MAVPKRKMSRSNTRHRRSQWKAAVPTLVACERCHEPKLQHIACPSCGTYNKRQVLEV
- the rnc gene encoding ribonuclease III produces the protein MSDAKAETNAKKKAENTASSHTLLEGRLGYQLESALLVRALTHRSYAYENGGLPTNERLEFLGDSVLGLVVTDTLYRTHPDLPEGQLAKLRAAVVNSRALAEVGRGLDLGSFIRLGRGEEGTGGRDKASILADTLEAVIGAVYLDQGLDSAAELVHRLFDPLIEKSSNLGAGLDWKTSLQELTATEGLGVPEYLVTETGPDHEKTFTAAARVGGVSYGTGTGRSKKEAEQQAAESAWRAIRAAADERAKAAAAEAVAAAAADDTADTPSDTAPA